Below is a window of Candidatus Methylomirabilota bacterium DNA.
GCGCGCGTCGGCGGCGGTGGGGGCCGACGGGCTGATGATCGAGGTCCACCACGACCCCAACCGCGCGCTCTCCGACGGGCCGCAGTCGATCACGCCCGACATGTTCGAGGAGCTGATGCGGGAGCTGCGCCAGATCGCGCCCGTGATCGGCCGGAGACTATAGGCACTGGCTGCGAGCGAAGCG
It encodes the following:
- a CDS encoding 3-deoxy-7-phosphoheptulonate synthase → RASAAVGADGLMIEVHHDPNRALSDGPQSITPDMFEELMRELRQIAPVIGRRL